The following proteins are co-located in the Panthera tigris isolate Pti1 chromosome F2, P.tigris_Pti1_mat1.1, whole genome shotgun sequence genome:
- the ZNF696 gene encoding zinc finger protein 696, which produces MDTHTASLAPAAGGRAASVAERGAPSTVPAPKQEASEEGGCRGESGPGPARGPARAPRLPDGRGDEEAGGSPGPPAVSEKPGGGAGRDGSGVAAPDAGSAAGGRGPRKGRPYQCGACDRSFQCHSDAAKHRSIHSGAKPFACSDCGKAFIHSSHVVRHQRTHHGERPYVCEECGRAFGQSFNLVRHRRTHTGEKPFGCAECGKAFGQRSDAAKHRRTHTGERPYACGECGKAFGHSSNVARHRRTHRGDSPYVCRECGQAFGQSSNLLQHRRVHTGERPFRCPECGRAFSRSSFLSEHRRIHTGEKPYACGECGRAFRALSGFFRHRRVHSGEKPFRCGECGRAFRLSSHLIQHRRVHGAE; this is translated from the exons atggacacacacacag CGTCCCTGGCGCCGGCGGCCGGCGGCCGTGCCGCTTCAGTGGCGGAGCGGGGGGCTCCGAGCACAGTGCCAGCGCCGAAGCAGGAGGCTTCCGAAGAAGGGGGGTGCCGCGGGGAGAGCGGTCCGGGGCCGGCCCGGGGGCCTGCCCGGGCGCCGCGGCTTCCGGACGGTCGTGGGGACGAGGAGGCCGGAGGCTCCCCCGGGCCACCAGCCGTCTCCGAGAAACCCGGAGGGGGGGCCGGCCGGGACGGCAGCGGGGTCGCCGCCCCCGACGCAGGCTCCGCGGCGGGGGGGAGAGGCCCCCGGAAAGGGCGGCCTTACCAGTGCGGCGCGTGCGACCGCAGCTTCCAGTGCCACTCGGACGCGGCGAAGCACCGGAGCATTCACTCCGGGGCGAAGCCGTTCGCCTGCAGCGACTGCGGGAAGGCCTTCATCCACAGCTCGCACGTGGTCCGCCACCAGCGCACGCACCACGGCGAGCGGCCCTACGTGTGCGAGGAGTGCGGCCGCGCCTTCGGCCAGAGCTTCAACCTGGTGCGCCACCGGCGCACGCACACGGGGGAGAAGCCGTTCGGCTGCGCCGAGTGCGGCAAGGCCTTCGGCCAGAGGTCGGACGCCGCCAAGCACCGGAGGACGCACACGGGCGAGCGGCCGTACGCCTGCGGCGAGTGCGGGAAGGCCTTCGGCCACAGCTCCAACGTGGCCCGCCACCGGCGCACGCACCGCGGGGACAGCCCCTACGTGTGCAGGGAGTGCGGCCAGGCCTTCGGCCAGAGCTCCAACCTGCTGCAGCACCGGCGCGTGCACACGGGCGAGAGGCCCTTCCGCTGCCCCGAGTGCGGCCGCGCCTTCAGCCGCAGCTCCTTCCTCAGCGAGCACCGGCGCATCCACACCGGCGAGAAGCCGTACGCCTGCGGCGAGTGCGGCCGCGCCTTCAGGGCCCTGTCCGGCTTCTTCCGGCACCGGCGGGTGCACAGCGGCGAGAAGCCCTTCCGCTGCGGCGAGTGCGGCCGCGCCTTCCGCCTGAGCTCGCACCTGATCCAGCACCGGCGCGTGCACGGCGCCGAGTga